The DNA segment TTCCTACACCGCTAGCTAAATAAGTCCAGGCTCGTGACAAATCCCGCTATTCCCAGGATATTCCGGAGCATTCCTCGGCATGTTTGGCAGCGTCGGCCATTGCAGTCTCCCCTCGGAGATCGCTCTTTTATGTGAAAGAATGTTGAACGGCCGAAGAGGACTGACCTGTCTGCGCCGATTCTCATCCAGAGCTTCGGATGGCTCACGTTTAACAGGCACTGGTAACacaatacttacttacttacacacacacacacacaggcactgttACCACAATtcttacttacttacacacacactcatgcacacatctCTTTTATCTCAAGTTCTCACTGCAGCCATCTAAACACACATGTCACTGTACACATCTAAACGCACATGTCACTGTACACGTCTAAACACACATCTCACTGTACACGTCTAAACACACATCTCACTGCACACATCTAAACATACATCTCACTGCATCTGTCTCACTGCAGATGTCTCACTGCAGCTGTCTCACTGCAGATGTCTCACTGCATCTGTCTCACAGCAAATGTCTCACAGCAGATGTCTCACAGCAGATGTCAGTGCACATAGcatctctgtgagtgtgagcacGGGGGGGGGAGGTGCTCCTGGGGATCTagtgagggggaggggaggtgctCTGAGTTTCTCCCACAGTAGGGACACTCTCCTGGGACAGAGACGGCCAGAGGGTCCTGCCAGCGATTTGGGCCTCCGCACCAACGTCCAGCTCGCCGGGGGGGGGTTGTGCCACTgttgagctcacacacacatgcatacacgcacgtgtgtttgtttttgtagatGGGTTAAATGAATGTCATCATCCTTATCCAGTTCCACTTCTGTGCCTGCAATAGTCTACTGCTAAGCAACTTAGATTGTGGAATCAGAGGTTAAATGGTTACACCTCAAAGGGTATTTAGATGGAATAGGGGCTGGAGCTGTTGGTAGTCTAAAAGGATCATCAACCTCCGAATTCtaacacagtttgtgtgtgtgtgtgtgtttgtgtgtgtgtgtgtgtgtgtgtgtgtgtgtttgtgtgtgtgttttgtccacCCTTTGCAGCCATGTCCCGGCGAAGTATGAGGTTACTGACGAGCGGTTATTACCGTGACGATGGCGAAATGAAGGAGAGCAGCAGCTCTCACCGTGTGTCTTACCGAGAGAGccctgtcaggtgtgtgtgtgtgtacctccctctctctgcatgtctgtgtgtctctgtgtgtgtgtgtgtgtgtgtgtgtacagtatatgatttcagtttgccacatccctctctccaacacacacacagggtgtttAAGAGGAGGACCGTCTCTCAGAGGCAGACTCTGTCCTGTAACGGGTCACAGGtgaccactctctccctcccccacaccGGGTCTCAGACGGCAGCATCCTGCCTCTCCTTCAGCTCTCTGGCCAGTAAGGAGAGTTTGAGaggtgacccacacacacacacacacacgcacacatacacacacacacacatatacgcgcgcacacacacacgcacgcacgcacacacacaaacacacacacgcacgcacacacacacaacacacacacacacacgcacacgcacagacacacacacacacacacacacaaacacacacgcacacacagacacacacacaaacgcacacgcacacacacacgcagacacacgcacacacaacacacacacacacacacacacacacacacacacacacacaccacaaacagtcAGAGTCAGCTACTCAGAAACATACATTCAGTTTAatacagaccaacacacagTCCTATTCGACTACATGCTtcattcactgtgtgtgtaactcctcCCCCAGGTGTGGCTTCTGCCCTGAAGGCAGCCActcagagccagagccagtACATTAGCCCCGCCTCCCGCTTCAGTGCGCCCTCTGTGtctcgctcctcctcctctggcctGCTGTGTCCATCTGAGCCCACTGGCACCGGTGGCAGCTGCAGCTCTGGGCGCCCCCTGCTGGACCAGTCGTGCGTGACCTCTGGATACTCGTCCTCAGAAGGGTGTGAGGCCGACCTGGCCCCCacctggaggaagaggagcaggctTCTGAGCAGGAGCCAGCGcaccagtgagtgtgtgtgtgtgtgtgtgtgtgtgtgtgtgtatgccatacATCTAAACATGAATCCACTCTCTCAATTTTAGGTTCTTCTCGGATGTTTTGTGGTGATGCTGAGTCTGTGGACACAAGTTTCACACGAGGTAGAGTCCACCTCATTCATACATCAGCTGaccataccaacacacaccatgacAACACACCATACAGTAACAGCCctcatcatgaccacattctcaCTGTCTGTCCTCTAAATttgtccttttttgtgtgtgtgtgtgtgtgtgcgcgcgcgtgttggtgcacgcgtgtgtgtacgcatgtgtgtgtatgtgtgtgtgtgtgtgtgcgcgcgtgtgttggtgcacgtgcgtgtgtacgtgtgtgtgtgtgtgtgtgtgttgtctcagtGCTGTTCGCTGGTCTTGCCCTGCTCTGCTGCAACTTCTTTGGCCTCCTCAGGGATGTGCTGCTTCTCAGCAGGTACGGCCCTTCACACACCCCAACAGCAGCTCAGTCTGAGCCGCCAGTAAAAGTCAGTGTGTAGGAGACGTGCTGTTtcacctgctgtgtgtgtatggagacaTCTTGTGGATTTAAAAGACCACACTTTCCTCTGTCCATTCTGTTCTAGTTGTGGCCAGCACTTGAGGAAGCCGGCACTGACTGTTCTGACTTTGACCCTTATTGCTACTGGTGAGTCCCTGAGTATCTaaccgatcacacacacacacacacacacacacacatccacacacacacacacatcacacacacacacacacacacacacacacacacatccacacacacacacacacacacacacacacacacacacacacacccatgcacacacacacacacacacacacacacacacacgtccatgaGATTTATCTAGTAGCCGATGTCCACGAGATTACTGTTGTTTAGGCCCACCAAGTAGCAGCAGAGCTtcaccctgaagggacttattttcccgataatgaccggcgttctttacattatcccgcttattatatagctaaatgggaaaaaaaaataaactccacatcATATgtctttttacatttatttgttgctgttttgttgtcaattttgctgagaaacaaatagtttgcaacacacgctacacttgaatcaaacattcatTAGCACGCAGCTGATCAACTTggtttcacttttgaatgaagttccattgcaagaagtgaccggactacttgcggagtgatatgcaagaagtgaccggactacttgcggagtgatattcAAGAAGTGACTGGACTACTTGCggatgatatgaaagacgtaaatCAGaggcacaaaacccattttcctcgACCTTGGTCTGTTATAcatagcaacggtctgttatacAGAAATATCAGAcctccgaacgttgggaaggccaaGTGAATGTAGCATTCTACAGCATTAGATATTATGTACATGCCTAAAAACTGAACCAACCACATATGGTGTCAATTCCTGGGTATGAAACGAGATCATTGCAattggtgaatgtgtgtgtgtttgtgtgtgtgtgcgtgtgtgtttgtgtgtgtgtgtgtgtgtgtgtctgtgtgtgtgcgtgtgtctgtgtgtgtgtgtctgtgtgtgtgtgtgtgtgtgtgtaggtttctgGTTATGGTACCCTGCTCTCACCTCTCTCAGGACCCAAGGATCGTGACGGATTTCAACGTGTTCCGTAAGGAAGTCCTGGACCGCATCAACCAAGGAGAGGCCAGATGGAAGGACAGCTGGACTCGAGAACTGGATgatgttaaggtgtgtgtgtgtgtgtgtgtaaatctcgATCTAACGTGATAGTGATATTAGTGATATATAATGGATAGCTTAATGATCCAAAGTCACACCAGAGCACTACATTGAGCCTCCTTCTCATCCTCATGTAGCGAGAGATCGGCCTTCTGcagaaggatggagagacacagacacatgtctGAGGTGAGGATCTCTGGTGAACAGCACAACAAACTGAGTCTGGAATGCAAAAGGAGTGGTGGAACGTGTTAATGCACCTTTTGGTCTTTCTTTTCCTTAGATTCTGAGTGCAGAAATGACTCCTTTTAAGGATGTGGCAAAAAGTGAGTTTGGCAAAAACAATGCcaaattatctgtgtgtgtgtgtgtgtctggtgtgtgtgtgtgtgtgaacatacgGTATAATAAACATGGTGAACATACGGTATAATATATGAATGTGTCACCTTCTGTAATACAAACATTATGACCTGCATGATTGAACTCACAGCAATTCCTTCCTGAGGAATTGCTCAGGAGTGGAGGAgtgcctcagtgttttccttTGTGTAACATCTGAAACACTGCTCGTCTATGTCCTGTCCTCATGACCTTGTCTCCTCAGCAACGACCTTGACCCGCAGGCTTGGGTGACTGTTGGTGTGGCCAAAAAGGTCACTGAACTCAAAGACAGTGTGTCGTACCTCAGAACTGTCCAGCGCAACGTGGAACAACGGCTGGATGCCCAAGAATACACCAATGCTCAGGTGTCAATAtcgcacactcacatacacaatcataATTTGGTACAAGGAAACATCAAAGGCATGGCAATAATGACTTAACCCCTCTTTTTCCTGTTCTAATTAGCTGAAGAAGGAGCTCAGTGATTGGCTGAAGAGAGAGCTCTGGGCCGTCCTGAACTGCAGGGGGCGCTGGAGGCTCTGGAGAAGAGGTTGCTCAGGCATTTGACTGAAGTAGCACACAAGGAAGGCAGTGACATGTGGAGGACTGTGGGAGAGAGCCTGCAGAAGGAGGGACTTGGTGCCATCATGGTCAAGGTGAGTGGCCATCTTGGGAAGGTCTAAAATTATTCAGTAGTATCAGCTAACACATTAAAATATGTGGgttatttattgtgtgtgtgtgtgtgtgtgtcaggatgtCCATGAGATTGTTCAGAGAGCATTGTGCCTCTATAAAGCAGATGGAACTGGCATGGCTGACTACGCTCTGGAGTCTTTAGGTAAAGATCcccatatagtgtgtgtgtgtgtgtgtttagatagatagatagatactttattgatcctcaaagggaaattcaagtgtTTGATGGCAtatgtacattgtgtgtgtgtatgtataatccGTGTGCTTAGGTGTTGTCCTattgtatgtctttgtgtgtgtgtgtgtgcgtacatgcgtgcgtgcgtgtgcgtgtacatgcgtgtgtgcgtgcgtgtgcgtgtaggtGCTACTGTGATTAGGTCCCGTAGCTCAGAAACATACCGCACCAGGTCTCCGTGTTACAGCCTGTTTGGGATGCCACTGTGGTATGCTTCCACGCACTGTTATACAGGTAATACACctattaatgaacacacacacacacacttgcacataccccccacacacacacaaacgtcacCCACTGtatctctgtgcatgtgtgtgtgtgtgtgtcagcctgaGATGCATCCTGGGAAGTGCTGGGCGTTTAAAGGCAGTGAGGGGTTCCTCACCATCACCCTGTCCCTCCCCGTGCACATCACACACGTCACCTTGGAGCACATCCCCAAGAGCCTCTCCCCCACCGGTCACATCGACAGCGCCCCGCGAGAGTTCGCCGTTTACGTGAGTCTCAAAAGCTTTAAACTTTACACTATGGCAATGAGAAAGTATAACTTTCTAAAGAGAGGGCCTATGcatatttgtttagttaatggtttgtgtttgtgtgtgtgtgggtctgcttacttgtgtgtgtgtgtttgcctgtgcgtgtccgtgtgtgtgtgtctgtgtgtgtgtgtgcctgcctgcttgtgtgtgtctgtgtgtgtgtgtgtgcatgcttgtgtgtgtgtgtgtgttgtctgcttCCATGTCCTCTCCCAGGGCCTGAGTGGCTTTGATGAGCAGGAGGAAGGGAAGTTCCTGGGTAGATTTACGTATGACTCTGATGGCGAGCCCATCCAGACCTTTGAGCTGCTGGTGAGACATCATCAGAAGCCTGCAAACTTTTCTCCATCTTTATTACTGCAGCCCAACAACATCTCTTCGATagttaactctctctctctctctcaggactcTGTGAAGGATGTGTATGGTGCGGCGCAGTTGAGGGTTCTCAGTAACTGGGGTAACCCTGAGTACTCCTGCGTCTACAGATTCAGGGTTCACGGCCAGCCACACCCCCACTGAGAGACACAACCTCAGCAAAGACTTTATTTTCATTACCCTAGTACTTTAttttctataataataatatatttgctTTCAAGCTGAAACTATATTTCAACTGATTTATTTATGATTGTTGATTGCATGTCATGTTGATCGTCAATGCAGTTCTGTATCAGGGTACACAGCATAAAGACACtggaaagaaacaaagaaaatatttttattgtgtaggctacattttaataTATTACAATGTTATGTGGAGATTATGTTTGTAATGTTATTTAATATGTATTGTTAATTATATAATGTCAACAAATCACTAACATTTTACTTTACCATGATCATTAGATCATATTCCCAGCTTtatgataaatgcagagaccaaatttccctcaagggatcaaaagtaAGTAACCTGATCATATGCAATAAATAAGAGTGTGTTTTCTGATATTTTTCctttgtctatctgtgtgtgtgtgtctgtgtgtgtgcgtctttatTTTAATCTTCGCTAATCTAATGAAGAAGCACTGTGTTACCAGAAAATGGGCTTtaatgtgtagcctacacatctACTGTATGAGAGTGAGTAGCCTACTGTGACTAACAGACATGGCCGCTTGTTGAGTTGACTTTAATAACATCATCACATTTATAACAGCTCAGTCTGACAAGACTTCTAGAGAACAGTGATGGACTAGTATTCCCATTCATCTCTATGGGAGATCAGCCAGTGCATTCAGATCAGGAGGACAGCAAAGAGGGCAGcgacacacacttcacacagcgACAGCAACATTAATACCTTAAAATACTCTTCTAATCCCAAGAGTCCAGAAGTGATGGCCTATACTTCTGGTCACATGTGGGCGTTTAGATCCACTCCCTTCTGTGGAGCAGTGATTCCAAACACTTGCACTTGGAAACCTCGACACGGAGGGCcgtgggaattaacgggaatatatgggaattaacagaaataaacgggaattaatgggaataaactgggaatgtttaatatggcaagttagtctataacagggaacttaaatgtaatggacaaaaccccatcttgcagcttaatattagttaaaacaacctgatttaatgcaatttcagtcgaatttctaccctgcacatatgtcaatcacatgcacacagcaatcggcataggctgctagacataaaggaaacctatggtgaaaaaatgttccaaccaatcggattttgttgttgagtggtgtggtgtggtgtatcttgggcagttcagtgttgctagtttagcacgctagtaaaccataggcagagaatgggatttcGGGCtggcatgctagctagctttgtatgctaagctggCTTAAAATACTgaacatacaaatcatattgcttattacgaaacaaaatgtttgtatatgaaacagtttgtatgaattaaccaaaattcccagttaattcccgtaaattcccataatttcctttaattccatgaaagtttccaatttggaatattttcaaaattccccagcttaacttcccatggtaagtttccggaaatttaccggaaattttccgcccctttgcaaccctagtctTCACACTTGCAGAGTGATTAGGCCCTTAGTCAGTGCAGTTATGTTTTTGGGAAGAGAAAAgtagagaaataaagaaaatatgttttattCTGTTGTACATTTTTTATAAATTACAACATTATGTTTATTTATGATGTTAAAATGAATATaccaaataataatacattttatttgttacatagcGCCTTTCAAAGCACCCAAGATCGCTTTACACACTAGACATTTACGCATAAGACAAAAGAtgctggacggagcggcgtattcgccagcgttcccgtgacatcaagacaaacaaacaaatttacaaaagatgcctgatggagcggcgtaatcgccagcgtacccgagaCACCTAACggtagacatacaagacagacaacaaacaaaaattaacaagtaataaaataaataaataaataagaaattaaaataaaaaagtccGTGTTAACTTAGTCCAACTCAGTCCAATGGCAATGATATGGCGTCGCTACAGCTGTGTCTTCAGACCAACCCGGAGGATTTGACGTTAACAGGCCTTCAGTAAGTGACGTTAGTAGGCCCTACTTGTTACAGTTAGACTGCAGTCtagatcactggaagcataaccaaagatccttgatgctccgctttaaccctctctggcatAACTGTCTGaagtagggatcgaccgatatggattttttagtgccgataccgataccgatttttttccatcagccttagccgatgaccgatacaggctgccgattttcttgagccgatatttggagccgatactgcttttattttgctccctcaatttacatcatacaaatgacacataattacacaaatgTTATAAGTCTCAATTCGCTGTGATGTGATGCGTGTGTCCCACTGAGTGAGACAGACCAGATGCACAGACAAACTTCTGTTTGGTAGCTGACGAACCACCATTGAACTGGATTGATAATGATAAGGTTAGCAAACGGCTCTAAACAAGTAAGGCATACACGGTATGTCTGGTACATGGTAAACGTTAACACAAATTAATAGTCAACTACATATAACACGTCTCTCATTATTAAAGCTCTGATATCACTCGCGATGGCAACTCCCGTAGCTtgaaggggagaggggaggagacacacaccaccgccgcgtccaaaactcagccaggtggtcgctgaataaaactcccacaaatatcACGGAACAACGTCGgcattacttaatcatatgattgACCAGTGTTAAGTAACAGCTACCGCTACCGCATGCAtacggatagcctacaacttagctatttgcagctccctaaatacaatggcaagcagttttataGAAGAGGCATTAAGCATTAaataaagtacctatctatctattattctCGTTTTCCATTTGGACCCACAAACTTGCTTCCACCTTCAAAGTGTATGGCAATATTTCAGCTAAGTCAAACAGTTAAAGATGCTTTGAAAGTTTAAAGTTTACTGTTGTCTTGAAGAGCAGGCTTTCAGCACTCTGCTTGTGGGGTAGGGGCAGTCTGCACGTGAATTGCAGTGTCTCCAGCAACACAGAGCTGCCTGTGGACGCCTGTATGTAAATAATGCGGGGGAAAAAACTATCGGCGAATGCAGCCGCTTATCGGCCGATGCCGATACACGTAAAAACCGTAAATATCGGCCCGATATATCAgccggccgatatatcggtcgatccctagtcTGAATTCGTGGGCGATCTTgcagatcagcaactcggtggacttaTGACAGCGACAGTTTGATGCTCCGAGAGATTGC comes from the Alosa alosa isolate M-15738 ecotype Scorff River chromosome 22, AALO_Geno_1.1, whole genome shotgun sequence genome and includes:
- the LOC125287761 gene encoding uncharacterized protein LOC125287761 isoform X1, which produces MFGSVGHCSLPSEIALLCERMLNGRRGLTCLRRFSSRASDGSRLTGTAMSRRSMRLLTSGYYRDDGEMKESSSSHRVSYRESPVRVFKRRTVSQRQTLSCNGSQVTTLSLPHTGSQTAASCLSFSSLASKESLRGVASALKAATQSQSQYISPASRFSAPSVSRSSSSGLLCPSEPTGTGGSCSSGRPLLDQSCVTSGYSSSEGCEADLAPTWRKRSRLLSRSQRTSSSRMFCGDAESVDTSFTRVLFAGLALLCCNFFGLLRDVLLLSSCGQHLRKPALTVLTLTLIATGFWLWYPALTSLRTQGS
- the LOC125287761 gene encoding uncharacterized protein LOC125287761 isoform X2 encodes the protein MFGSVGHCSLPSEIALLCERMLNGRRGLTCLRRFSSRASDGSRLTGTAMSRRSMRLLTSGYYRDDGEMKESSSSHRVSYRESPVRVFKRRTVSQRQTLSCNGSQVTTLSLPHTGSQTAASCLSFSSLASKESLRGVASALKAATQSQSQYISPASRFSAPSVSRSSSSGLLCPSEPTGTGGSCSSGRPLLDQSCVTSGYSSSEGCEADLAPTWRKRSRLLSRSQRTSSSRMFCGDAESVDTSFTRVLFAGLALLCCNFFGLLRDVLLLSSCGQHLRKPALTVLTLTLIATGPKDRDGFQRVP
- the LOC125287761 gene encoding uncharacterized protein LOC125287761 isoform X3, translated to MSRRSMRLLTSGYYRDDGEMKESSSSHRVSYRESPVRVFKRRTVSQRQTLSCNGSQVTTLSLPHTGSQTAASCLSFSSLASKESLRGVASALKAATQSQSQYISPASRFSAPSVSRSSSSGLLCPSEPTGTGGSCSSGRPLLDQSCVTSGYSSSEGCEADLAPTWRKRSRLLSRSQRTSSSRMFCGDAESVDTSFTRVLFAGLALLCCNFFGLLRDVLLLSSCGQHLRKPALTVLTLTLIATGFWLWYPALTSLRTQGS
- the LOC125287766 gene encoding SUN domain-containing protein 1-like yields the protein MLPRTVIQPEMHPGKCWAFKGSEGFLTITLSLPVHITHVTLEHIPKSLSPTGHIDSAPREFAVYGLSGFDEQEEGKFLGRFTYDSDGEPIQTFELLDSVKDVYGAAQLRVLSNWGNPEYSCVYRFRVHGQPHPH